Proteins from a single region of Pseudomonas sp. BSw22131:
- the ligB gene encoding NAD-dependent DNA ligase LigB produces the protein MLLSLRLLSCAMVALYSLTSYAIPCPDWPPIKARSEIASLQLQVTRWNDSYHREGVSLVADELYDQSVERLAHLRTCFSIKQSPSHNPLITAKGTQLHPVPHTGLQKLPGEMAVQAWLNGRSDLWIQPKIDGVAVTLVYEHGNLTHVISRGDGVKGQDWLEKAQTIEAIPKHLPWQKSLILQGELYWKLDGHVQAQAGSLNARSKVAGLMSRATVSEKEGAQVGLFVWDWPDGPATLQDRLAGLRALGFDDSMDFSEPLEGFAQAQKWREHWYRSPLPFATDGVVMRQSERPPAERWKANAPHWIAAWKYPFAQVLAEVRSVQFAVGRSGRITPVLELKPVQLDDRKISRLSVGSLPRWQEMDIRPGDQVAVSLAGLTIPRLDGVVSRSAERMEMLVPKPGDYHALSCWEVSMPCKDQFRARLIWLSGKKGLNLAGVGPGTWDKLLQAGVIEGLLDWMTLDSAGLVNIPGLGERSSAKLLDSLQVARQRPFTVWLKAIGLPPTGSAPLDGQWSELSARSIEQWQARPGIGPGRAKQLIAFFQDPQVQALAAQLRDHGIDGF, from the coding sequence ATGCTGCTCTCCCTCCGCCTGCTTAGCTGCGCCATGGTTGCGCTGTACTCCCTCACCTCGTACGCCATCCCCTGCCCCGACTGGCCGCCAATCAAAGCGCGTTCGGAAATCGCTTCATTGCAGTTGCAGGTCACGCGCTGGAACGACAGCTACCACCGTGAAGGCGTCTCGCTGGTCGCTGATGAGCTTTACGACCAATCGGTGGAACGCCTCGCGCACCTGAGAACCTGCTTCTCGATAAAACAGTCCCCCTCGCACAATCCCCTGATCACCGCCAAAGGAACGCAGTTGCACCCCGTTCCTCATACCGGCCTGCAAAAGCTGCCCGGCGAAATGGCCGTTCAAGCCTGGCTCAACGGTCGAAGCGATCTGTGGATTCAACCCAAAATAGACGGCGTGGCCGTCACCCTCGTCTACGAGCACGGCAACCTCACGCACGTCATCAGCCGGGGCGACGGCGTCAAAGGTCAGGACTGGCTTGAGAAAGCGCAGACGATTGAGGCAATCCCCAAACACTTGCCCTGGCAAAAAAGCCTGATTCTGCAGGGCGAACTGTATTGGAAGCTGGATGGGCATGTTCAAGCGCAGGCAGGCAGCCTGAACGCCCGAAGCAAAGTGGCAGGCTTGATGTCGCGCGCTACGGTCAGCGAAAAAGAAGGCGCGCAGGTGGGGCTTTTCGTCTGGGACTGGCCGGATGGACCCGCCACCCTTCAGGACCGGCTCGCAGGGCTTCGAGCGCTGGGATTTGATGACAGCATGGATTTCAGCGAACCGCTTGAAGGCTTCGCTCAGGCGCAAAAATGGCGCGAGCACTGGTATCGCTCACCGCTGCCGTTTGCCACCGATGGCGTGGTGATGCGCCAAAGCGAGCGACCGCCGGCTGAGCGCTGGAAAGCCAATGCGCCGCATTGGATTGCGGCCTGGAAATACCCTTTCGCCCAAGTGCTGGCCGAGGTCCGCAGTGTGCAGTTCGCGGTCGGCCGCAGCGGCCGGATCACTCCGGTGCTGGAGCTCAAACCGGTGCAACTGGACGACCGCAAGATCAGCCGCCTGAGTGTTGGCTCGTTACCGCGTTGGCAGGAAATGGATATTCGTCCGGGGGATCAGGTGGCCGTGAGCCTGGCAGGCTTGACCATTCCTCGACTGGACGGGGTTGTGTCGCGCAGTGCCGAGCGAATGGAGATGCTCGTTCCCAAGCCCGGCGATTACCACGCCCTTAGTTGTTGGGAAGTCAGCATGCCGTGCAAGGATCAGTTCAGGGCGCGATTGATCTGGCTCAGCGGCAAGAAGGGGCTGAACCTTGCTGGCGTTGGTCCAGGCACGTGGGACAAGTTGCTTCAGGCGGGTGTCATAGAGGGCCTACTGGACTGGATGACCCTCGACAGTGCCGGGCTTGTTAACATTCCCGGCCTCGGGGAGCGCAGCAGCGCTAAACTGCTCGATAGTTTGCAGGTCGCCCGACAGCGGCCGTTTACCGTATGGCTCAAGGCTATCGGACTGCCGCCTACAGGAAGCGCACCTCTGGATGGGCAATGGAGCGAGCTCTCGGCACGCAGTATCGAGCAATGGCAAGCAAGGCCGGGCATTGGCCCAGGCCGCGCAAAACAGTTGATCGCTTTTTTTCAGGACCCGCAGGTACAGGCGCTCGCTGCTCAACTGCGCGACCATGGGATCGATGGATTTTAG
- a CDS encoding DUF1090 domain-containing protein gives MKPFSSLAMFTALCILAAPAFAADPAPALSGCAAKRQDISTQIDQAKAAGNTSQQAGLEKALSEVTANCTDAALLKEQEQKVFEAKREVSRRQADLSKAMSKGDPEKIDKRKDKLAQSRKELQDAQTELEKVQPDQDDE, from the coding sequence ATGAAACCCTTTTCATCACTGGCGATGTTCACCGCCCTCTGCATTCTCGCCGCCCCCGCTTTCGCCGCCGATCCTGCCCCCGCCCTGAGCGGATGCGCGGCCAAACGTCAGGACATCAGCACTCAGATCGATCAGGCCAAAGCCGCAGGCAATACCAGTCAACAGGCCGGGCTTGAGAAGGCCCTCAGTGAAGTCACCGCCAACTGCACCGACGCGGCGTTGCTCAAAGAGCAGGAGCAGAAAGTCTTTGAAGCGAAGCGCGAAGTCAGCCGCCGTCAGGCTGATCTGAGCAAAGCCATGAGCAAGGGCGACCCCGAGAAAATCGACAAGCGCAAAGACAAGCTGGCCCAGTCACGCAAAGAACTGCAGGACGCTCAGACTGAGCTGGAGAAGGTTCAGCCGGATCAGGATGATGAGTAA
- a CDS encoding c-type cytochrome — MSLTSVACLSLVCLALSACGGVDPNSPLSQRKAIFKAMLKTSEDLGGMLRGRVAFDGQRFADGAVKLDGLSHEPWKHFPAVREADHTSAKDAVWQKQARFQTLARSLESATGDLVVVSQMRPFQKSVLNPAMEKVEDACDACHKEFRDH, encoded by the coding sequence ATGTCGTTAACGTCTGTGGCGTGCCTGTCGTTGGTGTGTCTGGCGCTGAGCGCGTGTGGCGGGGTCGATCCGAACTCGCCGCTGAGCCAGCGCAAGGCCATCTTCAAAGCGATGCTCAAGACCAGCGAGGACCTGGGCGGCATGTTGAGGGGGCGCGTGGCATTCGATGGTCAGCGTTTTGCGGACGGTGCCGTGAAGCTTGACGGTTTGTCCCACGAGCCATGGAAGCACTTTCCGGCCGTGCGCGAAGCCGATCACACCAGCGCTAAAGACGCCGTCTGGCAAAAACAGGCACGGTTTCAAACGCTGGCGCGCTCACTTGAGTCAGCCACGGGTGATCTGGTGGTCGTCAGCCAGATGCGACCTTTTCAAAAAAGCGTCCTCAACCCTGCGATGGAAAAGGTCGAAGACGCGTGTGATGCGTGTCACAAAGAGTTTCGGGATCATTGA
- a CDS encoding MAPEG family protein, translating to MTVAFWCVLIVILLPIGCAGIAKFSSGKFGARQNHNPRDFLDSLEGLPRRAHAAQLNSFEAIPGFAAAVIIAHIAGVAQLVTIDVLAVLFVTTRLLYIIFYLADWAAVRSLAWLAGMALVVSLFIVSA from the coding sequence ATGACCGTTGCTTTCTGGTGCGTGTTGATTGTGATTCTGTTGCCGATAGGGTGCGCTGGCATTGCCAAGTTCAGCAGTGGCAAATTCGGTGCCCGGCAAAACCATAATCCGCGAGATTTTCTCGACAGCCTCGAAGGCCTGCCGCGCCGGGCACATGCTGCGCAGCTCAACAGCTTCGAGGCGATACCCGGTTTTGCTGCGGCAGTGATCATTGCTCACATTGCAGGCGTCGCCCAGTTGGTGACGATTGATGTGCTGGCGGTGTTGTTCGTCACCACACGCCTGCTCTACATCATCTTTTATCTGGCCGATTGGGCTGCGGTGCGTTCGCTGGCATGGCTGGCAGGCATGGCACTGGTGGTGTCGTTGTTCATCGTGTCGGCCTGA
- a CDS encoding MFS transporter codes for MPLALFALAVAAFGIGTTEFVIMGLLPEVAADLRVSIPDAGLLITGYALGVVFGAPILAIATANMPRKATLLGMTLTFVLGNVLCAMSPTYAALMSARVITALCHGAFFGIGSVVAAGLVAPNKRAQAIALMFTGLTLANVLGVPLGTALGQALGWRSTFWAVSIIGIIAMIAQMVWLPKHIAMDKSNLVLELRVLGKTNVLLSLLMSVLASASLFSVFTYIAPILRDVTGVSPHGITIMLLIFGVGLTIGSMLGGKLADSRLLPSLIGMAVATVLIVGVFSQTSHHVIPAAITLLLWGITAFALCPILQLLIIDQASEAPNLGSTLNQSAFNLGNATGAWIGGLVVASGVDLAELPWTGAGVAVLTLLVSLFYIYLQRRRAAVARA; via the coding sequence ATGCCACTCGCATTGTTCGCCCTGGCGGTCGCCGCCTTCGGTATCGGCACCACAGAATTCGTGATCATGGGCTTGCTGCCAGAGGTGGCCGCAGATCTGCGCGTCAGCATTCCCGACGCGGGGCTGCTGATCACCGGTTACGCGTTGGGCGTGGTTTTCGGTGCGCCCATCCTTGCCATCGCCACTGCCAACATGCCGCGCAAGGCCACGTTGCTGGGGATGACGCTGACGTTCGTGCTGGGCAACGTGTTGTGCGCGATGTCGCCGACGTATGCCGCGCTGATGTCGGCACGGGTGATCACAGCGCTGTGCCATGGCGCCTTTTTCGGCATCGGATCAGTCGTAGCGGCAGGCCTTGTGGCCCCGAACAAACGCGCCCAGGCCATTGCCCTGATGTTCACCGGCCTGACCCTCGCCAACGTATTGGGCGTACCGCTCGGCACCGCGCTGGGCCAGGCACTGGGCTGGCGCTCTACGTTCTGGGCGGTGTCGATCATCGGCATCATCGCGATGATTGCGCAGATGGTCTGGCTGCCTAAACACATCGCCATGGACAAGAGCAATCTGGTGCTGGAGCTGCGCGTTCTCGGCAAGACCAACGTGCTGCTGTCGCTGCTGATGAGTGTTCTCGCGTCCGCCAGCCTGTTCAGCGTATTCACCTACATCGCGCCCATTCTGCGTGACGTAACCGGTGTCAGCCCGCATGGCATCACGATCATGTTGTTGATATTCGGCGTCGGCCTGACCATCGGCAGCATGCTCGGCGGCAAGCTGGCGGACAGCCGACTGCTGCCCTCGCTGATCGGTATGGCGGTGGCGACAGTGCTGATCGTCGGCGTATTCAGTCAGACCAGCCATCATGTAATTCCAGCGGCGATCACTCTGCTTTTGTGGGGCATCACGGCCTTCGCGCTGTGCCCGATCCTGCAACTGCTGATCATCGATCAGGCCAGCGAAGCACCGAACCTGGGCTCAACGCTGAACCAGAGCGCGTTCAATCTGGGTAACGCCACAGGCGCCTGGATCGGCGGACTGGTGGTCGCCAGCGGTGTCGATCTGGCCGAGCTGCCGTGGACTGGCGCTGGTGTGGCGGTGCTTACCCTGTTGGTCTCTCTGTTCTACATCTATCTGCAGCGGCGCAGAGCGGCCGTCGCCCGCGCCTGA
- a CDS encoding TonB-dependent receptor domain-containing protein: protein MQPVTRLRPSNTMTKLAVAYLIAQSASAQAQESAAAPVTILEEMTVTASGYAQSVEEAPASVTIITGDELRKRSYRDLTDAVRDVEGVTVNGSANETDISIRGMPADYTLILVDGKRQSARESRVNGNAGYEQSFIPPAEAIERIEVVRGPMSSLYGSDAIGGVINIITRKVSPDWGGSVTYDYSARQHSDQGNARQTQFYLSGPIKEDLLGLQVWGRYLDRQGDDDIQETNGFTKADHRDLTARLAFTPTIDHDILLEAGATRLKNGDGLSANWATREQENNRDHWSLSHQGRWDWATSDVSFSQEESSREGLASASQTDVLGRKPVVKNSVFDAKLVMPTAHHTTTTGLQWNETSITDWNQGLGDRVDYEFSVVQKALFAENEWAMTDSFSLTTGLRMDHHEEYGTHFNPRIYGVWRATDDWTFKGGIARGFKAPELRAVVADYAYLRRNTYVMFGNPDLKPESSTNYELSAMWSNRDDLSAGATVFYNDFQDKLSTVTTAERWNGYIIMDRVNVDKAVIRGIELNGRWDITPSLVAKANYTYTDSEQKSGANAGAPLALTPEQKANLRADWSLSERLSAWAALSYYGKEYGNTLTDEASPAYTTADLGGSFELTSNISLNAALYNLTDKRLDDETYGNVNYGRTLWAGTTIRF from the coding sequence ATGCAACCTGTTACTCGTTTGCGGCCGTCCAATACCATGACGAAGCTCGCCGTGGCGTACCTGATCGCTCAAAGCGCCAGCGCTCAGGCCCAGGAAAGCGCAGCCGCTCCGGTGACCATTCTTGAAGAAATGACTGTCACGGCGTCTGGCTACGCGCAGAGTGTTGAAGAGGCACCTGCCTCAGTGACCATCATCACCGGCGACGAATTGCGCAAGCGCTCCTATCGCGACCTGACGGATGCGGTGCGCGATGTAGAAGGCGTGACGGTCAACGGCAGCGCCAATGAGACAGACATTTCCATTCGTGGCATGCCCGCCGATTACACGTTGATCCTGGTCGATGGCAAACGTCAGAGCGCGCGGGAGTCGCGCGTCAACGGCAACGCCGGGTACGAGCAGAGCTTCATTCCGCCTGCCGAAGCCATCGAGCGCATCGAAGTGGTCCGGGGGCCGATGTCATCGTTGTATGGCTCCGACGCGATTGGCGGCGTCATCAACATCATCACACGCAAGGTTTCGCCGGACTGGGGCGGCTCGGTCACCTACGACTACTCCGCACGCCAGCACAGCGATCAAGGCAATGCGCGACAGACGCAGTTCTATCTCAGCGGACCGATCAAGGAAGACCTGCTGGGGCTGCAGGTCTGGGGGCGCTATCTGGATCGTCAGGGCGATGATGATATTCAGGAGACCAATGGCTTCACCAAGGCTGATCATCGGGATCTGACGGCGCGCCTCGCGTTCACCCCCACCATTGATCACGACATCCTGCTGGAAGCCGGCGCTACGCGGCTCAAGAATGGCGATGGCCTGAGCGCCAACTGGGCCACCCGCGAGCAGGAAAACAACCGCGATCACTGGTCGCTTTCGCATCAAGGCCGCTGGGACTGGGCGACTTCGGACGTGTCGTTCTCCCAGGAAGAATCCAGCCGTGAAGGTTTGGCCAGCGCCAGCCAGACTGACGTTCTGGGCCGCAAACCGGTAGTAAAAAACTCGGTGTTCGACGCCAAGCTGGTCATGCCGACGGCACACCACACCACCACGACGGGCCTGCAATGGAATGAGACCAGCATCACCGACTGGAATCAGGGCCTGGGCGACCGGGTCGATTACGAGTTCTCGGTGGTACAAAAAGCGCTGTTCGCCGAGAACGAATGGGCGATGACAGACAGTTTTTCACTGACCACCGGCCTGCGCATGGACCATCACGAGGAATACGGCACCCATTTCAACCCGCGTATCTACGGTGTGTGGCGAGCGACCGACGACTGGACTTTCAAAGGCGGAATCGCGCGTGGCTTCAAGGCGCCTGAACTGCGTGCGGTGGTGGCGGACTACGCGTATCTGCGGCGCAATACCTATGTGATGTTCGGCAACCCGGACCTCAAGCCCGAGTCCAGCACCAACTACGAGCTGTCAGCCATGTGGTCCAACCGTGACGACCTGTCCGCAGGCGCGACGGTGTTCTACAACGACTTCCAGGACAAGCTGTCGACCGTCACCACCGCCGAGCGCTGGAATGGCTACATCATCATGGATCGGGTCAACGTCGATAAGGCAGTCATTCGGGGCATTGAGCTGAACGGACGCTGGGACATCACGCCGTCGCTGGTAGCCAAGGCCAATTACACCTACACCGACTCCGAGCAAAAAAGCGGCGCCAATGCCGGTGCACCACTGGCCCTGACCCCCGAACAAAAAGCCAACCTACGGGCCGACTGGTCGTTGTCCGAGCGCTTATCGGCCTGGGCGGCGTTGAGCTATTACGGTAAGGAATACGGCAACACCCTCACGGATGAAGCCTCACCGGCCTACACCACGGCGGATTTGGGCGGATCATTCGAACTGACCAGCAACATTTCGTTGAATGCCGCGCTGTACAACCTGACCGACAAACGCCTGGACGATGAAACGTACGGCAACGTCAACTACGGCCGCACGCTGTGGGCCGGCACGACCATCCGGTTCTAG
- a CDS encoding ATP-binding protein translates to MTQQLGVLLLLALLASNAIAMLFLQRTGALIHPLSRTLTLERLVTAYHVAHELSAADASRVLAVMATADAGFWIAEQSGIAPFEVRAEEQRLTQELRARLALGPQVSVDMQLERTSGGPARDQVFAAAGWAPLRLRTSIGLPNGLRLNALQHPAGAYEWSRLLAYTLPVTTVPVLLIVIFFMRRIVQPVKTLAKATERVSRGEWIAPLPLSGPQEARDLTTAFNVMQERIARHVEGRTRMLAAISHDLNTPITELRLQVELIEDGQVRDDMLESLDELRAMVRETLDFVRGDALQEPTQTVLLNEVLDDLARRYQTLEQPVTWDVRGVLPCHCRPLALKRALTNLIDNALCHAGDAVVSAWLEEGGVIALEVLDHGQGIEPSWLTQVFEPFVQVGQGAGEVSQGGGLGLGLAIARACIQAHGGELALENRPPAGLCAVIRLPAAPVPL, encoded by the coding sequence ATGACCCAGCAACTGGGCGTGCTATTGCTGTTGGCCCTGCTGGCTTCAAACGCCATTGCGATGCTGTTTTTGCAACGAACGGGCGCGTTGATCCACCCGCTTTCCCGCACGCTTACCCTTGAGCGTCTGGTGACGGCCTACCACGTTGCACACGAGCTGTCGGCAGCCGACGCGTCTCGGGTACTGGCGGTGATGGCGACCGCCGATGCGGGGTTCTGGATAGCGGAGCAATCCGGTATTGCGCCGTTCGAAGTGCGCGCCGAAGAGCAACGACTGACCCAGGAGCTGCGCGCACGGCTGGCGTTGGGGCCGCAGGTCAGCGTGGACATGCAGCTGGAGCGTACCAGCGGTGGCCCCGCACGTGATCAGGTATTTGCTGCGGCTGGCTGGGCGCCGTTGCGGCTGCGCACCAGCATCGGTCTGCCCAACGGTTTGCGCCTGAACGCGCTGCAACACCCTGCCGGCGCATACGAGTGGAGTCGGTTGCTGGCCTACACATTGCCGGTGACTACGGTGCCGGTGCTGCTGATTGTCATCTTCTTCATGCGCCGCATCGTGCAGCCCGTGAAAACCCTGGCCAAGGCCACCGAGCGCGTCAGCCGTGGAGAGTGGATTGCGCCGCTGCCGCTGTCCGGACCTCAGGAAGCACGGGATCTGACCACCGCATTCAACGTCATGCAGGAGCGCATCGCCCGGCATGTGGAAGGCCGCACGCGCATGCTCGCCGCGATCAGCCATGACTTGAATACGCCGATCACCGAATTGCGCTTGCAGGTGGAATTGATTGAAGACGGCCAGGTGCGCGATGACATGCTCGAAAGTCTTGATGAGTTACGAGCGATGGTGCGCGAGACGCTGGATTTCGTCCGCGGTGATGCGTTGCAAGAGCCGACGCAAACTGTGTTGCTCAACGAGGTGCTTGACGACCTTGCTCGGCGGTACCAGACATTGGAACAACCAGTTACCTGGGACGTGCGCGGCGTGTTGCCATGCCATTGCCGGCCGCTTGCGCTCAAGCGCGCCTTGACCAACCTCATCGACAACGCGCTATGTCATGCGGGGGATGCGGTGGTGAGCGCCTGGCTTGAAGAGGGCGGCGTTATTGCACTTGAGGTTCTCGATCACGGGCAAGGGATCGAGCCGTCGTGGCTGACGCAGGTGTTCGAGCCTTTTGTGCAGGTGGGGCAGGGGGCCGGGGAGGTTAGTCAGGGTGGCGGGCTTGGCCTTGGATTGGCGATCGCCCGCGCGTGCATCCAGGCGCATGGAGGAGAACTGGCCCTGGAAAACCGTCCTCCCGCCGGACTTTGCGCCGTAATACGCCTGCCCGCAGCGCCTGTCCCTTTATGA
- a CDS encoding response regulator — protein MTLDTQSVSTPCAPRILVVDDHRKIRDPLAVYLRRHAFDVRTAEDAAGMWQLLKQQAFDVVVLDVMLPDGNGFELCALLHRRANVPVILLTARDASADRVRGLDLGADDYVTKPFEPRELVARINSVLRRRGTPTAAQTIEAADTSTAVQRYEFAGFSFHSTTETLTRIDGSAVRLSTAEARLLNVFLKHPNVTLDRQRLLDLTARPGSDVFDRAIDRQISRLRRKLADDPLQPEVLRTVWGGGYSLAASVSVVTE, from the coding sequence ATGACGCTCGATACTCAATCGGTCTCAACGCCCTGCGCGCCCCGCATTCTGGTGGTCGATGATCACCGCAAGATCCGCGATCCGCTGGCGGTGTATTTGCGTCGGCACGCTTTTGATGTGCGCACCGCTGAAGACGCGGCCGGTATGTGGCAGTTGCTCAAGCAGCAGGCATTTGATGTGGTGGTGCTGGACGTCATGCTCCCCGATGGCAATGGTTTTGAGTTGTGCGCGCTGCTTCATCGGCGCGCCAATGTTCCGGTCATCCTGCTGACCGCCCGCGACGCATCGGCTGACCGGGTGAGGGGCCTTGATCTGGGCGCCGACGACTACGTGACCAAGCCGTTCGAGCCGCGCGAGCTGGTGGCCCGGATCAACAGTGTGCTGCGTCGGCGCGGTACGCCGACTGCCGCCCAGACCATTGAAGCAGCCGACACGTCAACCGCTGTGCAGCGCTATGAGTTCGCCGGTTTCAGCTTCCATTCCACGACCGAAACACTGACGCGTATCGATGGCAGTGCCGTCAGGCTCAGTACCGCCGAAGCCCGGTTATTGAACGTGTTCCTCAAGCACCCTAACGTCACGTTGGACCGCCAGCGCCTGCTTGACCTGACGGCGCGCCCTGGCAGTGACGTGTTTGATCGGGCAATCGACCGGCAGATCAGCCGCCTGCGCCGCAAACTGGCGGACGATCCGCTACAACCGGAAGTGCTGCGCACGGTTTGGGGCGGCGGTTATTCGCTGGCAGCGTCTGTCAGCGTGGTGACGGAGTGA
- a CDS encoding cation:proton antiporter yields MLELAAGFICLTSLLTYVNFRFIGLPPTIGVMVTALLFSLILQSLSLMGFPGMEERVQSLIGQIDFGDLLMNWMLSFLLFAGALHVNLADLKNYRWPIGLLATFGVLIATTVIGALAYWTFAMFGWHISFLYCLLFGALISPTDPIAVLGVLRTANASKPLKTTIVGESLFNDGTAVVVFTVLLGIAQLGETPTVGETAMLFVHEAIGGAVFGGLIGYAVYLMIKSIEQYQIEVMLTLALVIGGSAMSTELHVSAPIAMVVAGLIIGNLGRNLAMNDMTRRYLDGFWELLDDMLNALLFALIGMELLLLPFSWLHLLAAGLLAVAILLSRLLTVAPAILLMRRWREVPRGTVRILTWGGLRGGVSVALALALPLGPERDLLLSITYIVVLSSILLQGLSIGKLVKAVTRDQPAGQTAGH; encoded by the coding sequence ATGCTTGAACTCGCCGCTGGTTTTATCTGCCTCACTTCGCTACTCACGTACGTGAATTTCCGCTTCATCGGCCTGCCGCCCACCATCGGTGTCATGGTCACCGCCCTGCTGTTCTCGCTGATTCTCCAATCCCTGAGCCTGATGGGTTTTCCGGGCATGGAAGAGCGCGTGCAAAGCCTGATCGGCCAGATCGATTTCGGCGATCTGCTGATGAACTGGATGCTGTCCTTCCTGCTGTTCGCTGGCGCTTTGCACGTCAATCTGGCGGACCTCAAAAACTACCGCTGGCCCATCGGCCTGCTCGCGACCTTCGGCGTGTTGATCGCCACCACCGTGATCGGCGCCCTTGCGTACTGGACTTTCGCGATGTTTGGCTGGCACATCAGCTTTCTCTATTGCCTGTTGTTCGGCGCGTTGATTTCGCCCACCGACCCGATTGCGGTACTCGGCGTGTTGCGGACTGCCAACGCCTCCAAACCGCTCAAAACCACCATCGTCGGTGAGTCGCTGTTCAACGACGGCACCGCCGTTGTGGTGTTCACCGTGTTGCTGGGAATTGCCCAACTGGGCGAAACCCCGACGGTGGGCGAGACCGCCATGCTGTTCGTGCACGAGGCCATTGGCGGTGCAGTGTTCGGCGGGCTGATCGGCTACGCGGTGTACCTGATGATCAAAAGCATCGAGCAGTATCAGATCGAAGTCATGCTGACCCTGGCGCTGGTGATCGGCGGCTCGGCGATGTCCACCGAGCTGCACGTTTCAGCACCGATTGCGATGGTGGTCGCCGGGCTGATCATCGGCAACCTGGGACGCAACCTGGCAATGAACGACATGACGCGCCGCTACCTGGATGGCTTTTGGGAGCTACTCGACGACATGCTCAATGCGTTGCTGTTCGCGTTGATCGGCATGGAGCTTTTGCTGCTGCCGTTCTCGTGGTTGCACCTGCTGGCAGCAGGTCTGTTGGCGGTGGCGATTCTGCTGTCGCGACTGCTGACGGTAGCCCCGGCCATCCTGCTGATGCGCCGCTGGCGTGAAGTGCCGCGTGGCACTGTTCGCATCCTCACCTGGGGCGGCCTGCGCGGCGGGGTTTCGGTCGCACTGGCGCTGGCGTTGCCATTGGGCCCGGAGCGCGATTTGCTGCTGAGCATTACCTACATCGTGGTGCTGTCGTCGATCCTGTTGCAGGGCTTGAGCATCGGCAAGCTGGTCAAGGCGGTGACCCGCGACCAGCCGGCCGGGCAAACCGCAGGTCACTGA
- a CDS encoding DeoR/GlpR family DNA-binding transcription regulator, which produces MSSKEEIAVVGGTPMIPEQRRELMLRQLRKHQVLSVHQLVEMFDCSHMTIRRDIALLEQSGRAYSVTGGVRIASQVHSEPSHQSKAVIELPHKQAMARLAASLLHPEMTVYLDAGTSTLEIVPHIVALAGMTVVTNDFGVVSALADAAHVDVIHTGGLLDHPNRSCVGGLAAATLRQLATDVAFMSTSSWDLQRGTTTPSALKVEVKQAAMQSASRSVLLTTSSKYGTFGMYKVAGLEQFDTIISDDRLAHGAADSIRAFGVDVLLASIDK; this is translated from the coding sequence ATGTCCAGCAAAGAGGAGATTGCCGTCGTTGGCGGCACACCGATGATTCCCGAACAGCGTCGGGAATTGATGCTGCGTCAGTTGCGCAAACACCAGGTATTGAGCGTCCACCAGTTGGTGGAAATGTTCGATTGCTCACACATGACCATTCGCCGTGACATCGCGCTGCTTGAGCAAAGCGGACGCGCCTATTCGGTAACCGGCGGTGTGCGCATCGCCAGCCAGGTGCACAGCGAACCCAGCCACCAATCCAAAGCCGTGATCGAGTTGCCGCACAAACAGGCGATGGCGCGGCTGGCTGCCAGTTTGCTGCACCCCGAAATGACGGTGTACCTGGATGCGGGCACCAGCACCCTGGAGATCGTGCCGCACATTGTGGCGCTGGCCGGGATGACTGTGGTCACCAACGATTTTGGCGTGGTCAGTGCCTTGGCCGATGCAGCGCACGTGGATGTGATTCATACCGGCGGGCTGCTGGACCATCCCAATCGCTCATGCGTGGGCGGGCTGGCAGCAGCGACTTTGCGCCAACTGGCGACTGATGTGGCATTCATGTCCACCAGCTCCTGGGATCTGCAACGCGGCACCACCACCCCCTCGGCGCTGAAGGTCGAGGTCAAACAAGCAGCGATGCAGTCGGCATCGCGCTCGGTGCTGCTGACCACCAGCTCCAAATACGGCACGTTCGGCATGTACAAAGTCGCCGGGCTTGAGCAGTTCGACACGATCATCAGCGACGACCGCCTTGCCCACGGTGCTGCGGATAGCATTCGAGCTTTTGGGGTTGACGTGCTGCTGGCCTCGATAGACAAATGA